The Burkholderia cepacia genome includes a region encoding these proteins:
- the cyoC gene encoding cytochrome o ubiquinol oxidase subunit III has product MSYQTLTGGARHPAAHHHPPSHSVFGFWLYLMTDCVIFASLFATFAVLGNQYAGGPTAKDLFDIPGVALETAALLLSSITYGFAMLGAQRRRRGAVFVWLAVTFVLGVAFLAMELREFSHLIAEGAGPGRSAFLSAFFALVGTHGLHVAVGLLWMVVLVVQIARGPGMTERDFRRLTCLSLFWHFLDIVWICVFSFVYLASVI; this is encoded by the coding sequence ATGTCGTATCAAACTCTCACGGGCGGCGCCCGTCATCCGGCGGCGCACCATCATCCGCCGTCGCATTCGGTGTTCGGCTTCTGGCTGTACCTGATGACCGACTGCGTGATCTTCGCATCGCTGTTCGCGACCTTCGCGGTGCTCGGCAACCAGTACGCCGGCGGCCCGACCGCGAAGGACCTGTTCGACATCCCGGGCGTCGCGCTCGAGACCGCCGCGCTGCTGCTCTCCAGCATCACGTACGGCTTCGCGATGCTCGGCGCGCAGCGCCGCCGGCGCGGCGCGGTGTTCGTCTGGCTCGCGGTGACGTTCGTGCTCGGCGTCGCGTTCCTCGCGATGGAGCTGCGCGAGTTCTCGCACCTGATCGCGGAAGGCGCGGGGCCTGGGCGCAGCGCGTTCCTGTCGGCGTTCTTCGCGCTGGTCGGCACGCACGGGCTGCACGTGGCCGTCGGCCTGTTGTGGATGGTCGTGCTCGTCGTGCAGATCGCCCGCGGCCCCGGCATGACGGAACGCGACTTCCGGCGCCTCACCTGCCTGAGCCTCTTCTGGCACTTCCTCGACATCGTCTGGATCTGCGTGTTTTCCTTCGTCTATCTCGCGAGCGTGATCTAA
- the cyoB gene encoding cytochrome o ubiquinol oxidase subunit I, whose translation MFGKLTLSAIPFDQPIIMGASAFMGLVVLGIVVALTVTGRWKWLWSEWLTSVDHKKIGVMYLVVAVLMLLRGFADAIMMRMQLALAYNGPGYLPPHHYDQVFTAHGVIMIFFMAMALLVAFFNLIVPLQIGARDVAFPFLNSLSFWMTAVAAILMNVSLVIGEFAQVGWLAYPPLSELQFSPGVGVDYYLWALQISGVGTLITSINFFVTIIKMRAPGMTLMKMPVFTWTALCSNVLIMATFPILAVALALLGLDRYLDMHFFTNDAGGNAMLYLNLIWAWGHPEVYILVLPAFGIYSEVIATFAKKPLFGYKTMVYASCAIMVLAFLVWLHHFFTMGSGADVNAFFGIMTMIIAIPTGVKIFNWLFTMYRGRVEFTVPVLWTIGFMVTFTLGGMTGVMLAIPGADFVLHNSLFLIAHFHNTIIGGVVFGYFAGVHFWFPKVFGFKLDEKQGKRAFWCWLTGFYVAFMPLYVLGFMGMTRRLNHYDNPAWHPWLLVAACGVVLIALGVVFQVASVWVGWRNRAQAQYRDVSGDPWNGRTLEWATSSPPAVYNFAVIPDVHELDELAYRKAKGLGLGKNVTYQDIHMPSNTSAGLFVGVFSLLLGFALVWHIWWLAIASLVGIVATVVLYSAQDNEGYYIPADTVRKIEEQRAGVRMRAPSPEAELEAN comes from the coding sequence ATGTTCGGCAAACTGACACTTTCGGCGATCCCGTTCGACCAGCCCATCATCATGGGGGCGAGCGCCTTCATGGGGCTCGTCGTGCTGGGCATCGTCGTCGCGCTGACGGTCACCGGCCGGTGGAAATGGCTATGGAGCGAATGGCTGACGTCGGTCGATCACAAGAAGATCGGCGTGATGTACCTGGTCGTCGCGGTGCTGATGCTGCTGCGCGGCTTCGCGGACGCAATCATGATGCGCATGCAGCTCGCGCTCGCGTACAACGGGCCCGGCTACCTGCCGCCGCACCACTATGACCAGGTCTTCACGGCACACGGCGTGATCATGATCTTCTTCATGGCGATGGCGCTGCTGGTCGCGTTCTTCAACCTGATCGTTCCGCTGCAGATCGGCGCGCGCGACGTCGCGTTCCCGTTCCTGAACTCGCTCTCGTTCTGGATGACGGCGGTCGCCGCGATCCTGATGAACGTTTCGCTCGTGATCGGCGAATTCGCGCAGGTGGGCTGGCTCGCGTATCCGCCGCTGTCGGAGCTGCAGTTCAGTCCGGGGGTAGGGGTCGACTACTACCTGTGGGCGCTGCAGATTTCCGGCGTCGGCACGCTGATCACGTCGATCAACTTCTTCGTGACGATCATCAAGATGCGCGCGCCGGGCATGACGCTGATGAAGATGCCGGTGTTCACGTGGACCGCGCTGTGCTCGAACGTGCTGATCATGGCGACGTTCCCGATCCTGGCGGTTGCGCTCGCGCTGCTCGGCCTCGATCGCTACCTCGACATGCACTTCTTCACGAACGATGCCGGCGGCAACGCGATGCTGTACCTGAACCTGATCTGGGCGTGGGGCCATCCGGAGGTGTACATCCTCGTGCTGCCCGCGTTCGGGATCTATTCGGAAGTCATCGCGACGTTCGCGAAGAAGCCGCTGTTCGGCTACAAGACGATGGTGTACGCGTCGTGCGCGATCATGGTGCTGGCGTTCCTCGTGTGGCTGCATCACTTCTTCACGATGGGCTCGGGCGCCGACGTCAACGCGTTCTTCGGCATCATGACGATGATCATCGCGATCCCGACCGGCGTGAAGATCTTCAACTGGCTGTTCACGATGTACCGCGGCCGCGTCGAGTTCACGGTGCCGGTGCTGTGGACGATCGGCTTCATGGTCACGTTCACGCTCGGCGGGATGACCGGCGTGATGCTGGCGATACCCGGCGCGGACTTCGTGCTGCACAACAGCCTGTTCCTGATCGCGCACTTCCATAACACGATCATCGGCGGCGTCGTGTTCGGCTATTTCGCGGGCGTCCATTTCTGGTTCCCGAAGGTGTTCGGCTTCAAGCTCGACGAGAAGCAAGGCAAGCGCGCGTTCTGGTGCTGGCTCACCGGCTTCTACGTCGCGTTCATGCCGCTCTACGTGCTCGGCTTCATGGGCATGACGCGCCGCCTGAACCACTATGACAACCCGGCGTGGCATCCGTGGCTGCTGGTCGCCGCGTGCGGCGTGGTGCTGATCGCGCTCGGCGTGGTGTTCCAGGTCGCATCGGTTTGGGTCGGCTGGCGCAACCGCGCGCAAGCGCAGTATCGCGACGTGAGCGGCGACCCGTGGAACGGCCGCACGCTCGAATGGGCGACGTCGTCGCCGCCGGCCGTCTACAACTTCGCGGTGATTCCGGACGTGCACGAACTCGACGAGCTCGCGTATCGCAAGGCGAAGGGCCTCGGCCTCGGCAAGAACGTCACGTACCAGGACATCCACATGCCGTCCAACACGAGCGCCGGCCTGTTCGTCGGCGTGTTCAGCCTGCTGCTCGGCTTCGCGCTCGTCTGGCACATCTGGTGGCTCGCGATCGCGTCGCTCGTCGGCATCGTCGCGACGGTGGTGCTGTACAGCGCGCAGGACAACGAAGGCTATTACATTCCGGCGGATACCGTCCGCAAGATCGAGGAACAACGCGCGGGCGTGCGGATGCGCGCGCCGTCGCCGGAAGCCGAACTGGAGGCGAACTGA
- the cyoD gene encoding cytochrome o ubiquinol oxidase subunit IV, with the protein MAHSELIHHDEAHGTAGGYIVGFVLSVLLTAASFGLVMGGVLAPKAAIIALAVLAFAQILVHLVCFLHMNTSSSQRWNVMAFSYTVLTALILIVGTLWVMHNVSMNMMSR; encoded by the coding sequence ATGGCCCATTCGGAACTCATTCACCACGATGAAGCGCACGGCACGGCCGGCGGCTACATCGTCGGTTTCGTCCTGTCGGTGCTGCTCACGGCCGCGTCGTTCGGCCTCGTGATGGGCGGCGTGCTGGCGCCGAAAGCGGCGATCATCGCGCTGGCGGTGCTCGCGTTCGCGCAGATCCTCGTGCACCTCGTGTGCTTCCTGCACATGAACACGTCGTCGAGCCAGCGCTGGAACGTGATGGCGTTCAGCTACACGGTGCTCACCGCGCTGATCCTGATCGTCGGGACGCTGTGGGTGATGCACAACGTCAGCATGAACATGATGTCGCGGTAA
- the cyoA gene encoding ubiquinol oxidase subunit II → MIRRITGGARAAPVIAILAGLAGCSDLHVLDPKGAVGVAEKALIATSTWAMLIVVVPVILLTLWFAWRYRASNRSATYAPNWSHSTAIEVVIWTVPTLIILYLGILTWKTTHELDPYKPLQSSVKPIDVEVVALDWKWLFIYPELGIASVNQLAIPVGTPVNFRITSDSVMNSFFIPQLGTQVYAMAGMQTRLHLIADEAGDYAGVSSNYSGRGFSDMKFRTLAEPREQFDAWVQKVKASPDRLDATVYGTVAQPSEKAPVRYFSSVDPKLFHNIIAKYNNGHVLDLKDAACTTKG, encoded by the coding sequence ATGATCAGACGAATCACCGGCGGTGCGCGGGCGGCCCCCGTCATCGCGATACTGGCGGGACTGGCCGGATGCAGCGACCTTCACGTGCTCGACCCCAAGGGCGCGGTGGGCGTCGCGGAGAAAGCGCTGATCGCGACGTCCACCTGGGCGATGCTGATCGTCGTCGTGCCGGTGATCCTGCTCACGCTGTGGTTCGCGTGGCGCTACCGCGCGTCGAACCGCAGCGCGACCTATGCGCCTAACTGGTCGCATTCGACGGCGATCGAGGTCGTGATCTGGACCGTGCCGACGCTGATCATCCTCTATCTCGGCATCCTCACGTGGAAGACCACGCATGAGCTCGACCCGTACAAGCCGCTCCAGTCGTCGGTCAAGCCGATCGACGTCGAAGTCGTCGCGCTCGACTGGAAGTGGCTGTTCATCTATCCGGAACTCGGCATCGCGTCGGTGAACCAGCTCGCGATTCCGGTCGGCACGCCGGTGAACTTCCGCATCACGTCGGATTCGGTGATGAACTCGTTCTTCATCCCGCAGCTCGGCACCCAGGTCTACGCGATGGCCGGCATGCAGACGCGCCTGCACCTGATCGCCGACGAAGCGGGCGACTACGCGGGCGTGTCCTCCAACTACAGCGGCCGCGGCTTCTCCGACATGAAATTCCGCACGCTCGCCGAGCCGCGCGAGCAGTTCGACGCGTGGGTGCAGAAGGTGAAGGCCTCGCCCGACCGGCTCGACGCGACCGTGTACGGCACCGTCGCGCAGCCGAGCGAGAAGGCGCCGGTGCGCTACTTCTCGTCGGTCGATCCGAAGCTGTTTCACAACATCATCGCGAAATACAACAACGGCCACGTCCTCGACCTGAAGGACGCCGCCTGTACGACGAAGGGGTAA